One genomic window of Polyangium aurulentum includes the following:
- a CDS encoding OsmC family protein: MQSNGSCCTLDIQAFQTTRARIAEAPEAGRGEFESVTTWRDGAQAVTKARSFTIETDEPAPLGGKDHHVDPMELLLAALGGCLTIGWVTQARLRGVEYRSLTIRVRAPFDLRGYLALDAAVRPGFSELTYTVEVDTDADLATLEEIRAVTEKTSPVFDNLMRPTAVAGRIEKVAKVEKLAEISAGAAS, translated from the coding sequence ATGCAATCCAACGGAAGCTGCTGCACCCTCGACATCCAGGCATTTCAAACGACCCGCGCGCGCATCGCCGAGGCGCCCGAGGCAGGTCGCGGCGAATTCGAGAGCGTCACCACCTGGCGCGACGGCGCTCAGGCCGTGACGAAGGCGCGCTCGTTCACGATCGAGACCGACGAGCCGGCTCCGCTCGGAGGCAAAGACCACCACGTCGACCCGATGGAGCTGCTCCTCGCGGCGCTCGGCGGATGCCTCACGATCGGCTGGGTCACGCAGGCGCGGCTGCGCGGCGTCGAATACCGCAGCCTCACCATCCGCGTGCGCGCACCCTTCGACCTGCGCGGCTATCTCGCCCTCGACGCCGCCGTGCGCCCCGGGTTCTCCGAGCTCACCTACACCGTCGAGGTCGACACCGATGCAGACCTCGCGACCCTCGAGGAGATCCGCGCGGTCACCGAGAAGACGAGCCCGGTGTTCGACAACCTCATGCGCCCGACGGCCGTCGCGGGGCGCATCGAGAAGGTCGCGAAGGTCGAGAAGCTCGCGGAGATCAGCGCGGGCGCAGCGAGCTGA
- a CDS encoding ABC-F family ATP-binding cassette domain-containing protein, translated as MIRLDSIGKQHGKQILFLEASAAINRGEKVGLVGPNGAGKTTIFRMIMREEAPDGGQVAIDRGTTIGYFSQDVGEMSGQPVYAEVMDGAGPVSEVAAELKELEHAMGDPERMDELETLIERYGHVQGRFEELGGYALEARAREILAGLGFSQATMDGDVGALSGGWKMRVALARILLMRPDAMLLDEPTNHLDLESIIWLEGYLKGYEGALVMTSHDRAFMNRVVGKIIEIEGGDLVTYSGNYDFYEKQRAILEAQAEAQYERQQAMLAKEEAFIARFKARASHAAQVQSRVKKLEKIDKLEPPKKRKSLDFDFRAPPRSGEDVAKVEGVHKAYGDRVIYEGFDLLIRRRERWCVMGVNGAGKSTLLKLIAGHAKADKGAVSLGASVKMGYFAQHAMELLDPTRSVWEELVATFPDGSIGSLRTLAGVFGFSGDDIEKPCRVLSGGEKARLVLAKMLYDPPNFLVLDEPTNHLDITTREMLMRALAGFEGTMLFVSHDRAFLAALSNRVLELLPEGPRVYGGGYVEYVAQSGHEAPGLRN; from the coding sequence GTGATTCGACTCGACTCCATCGGCAAACAGCACGGCAAGCAGATCCTCTTCCTCGAGGCTTCGGCTGCCATCAACCGCGGCGAAAAGGTCGGCCTCGTCGGCCCGAACGGCGCCGGCAAGACCACGATTTTCCGCATGATCATGCGCGAGGAGGCCCCTGACGGCGGCCAGGTCGCCATCGATCGCGGCACGACCATCGGCTACTTCAGCCAGGATGTCGGCGAGATGTCGGGCCAGCCCGTCTACGCCGAGGTGATGGACGGCGCGGGCCCGGTGTCCGAGGTGGCGGCCGAGCTGAAAGAGCTCGAGCACGCGATGGGCGATCCGGAGCGGATGGACGAGCTCGAGACGCTGATCGAGCGCTATGGGCACGTGCAGGGCCGCTTCGAGGAGCTCGGCGGCTACGCGCTCGAGGCGCGCGCACGCGAGATCCTGGCCGGCCTCGGCTTCTCGCAGGCGACGATGGACGGCGACGTGGGCGCCCTGTCGGGCGGCTGGAAGATGCGCGTGGCGCTCGCGCGCATCCTGCTCATGCGCCCGGACGCGATGCTCCTCGACGAGCCGACCAACCACCTCGATCTCGAGTCGATCATCTGGCTGGAAGGCTATTTGAAGGGCTACGAGGGAGCGCTCGTGATGACCTCGCACGATCGCGCGTTCATGAACCGCGTGGTCGGCAAGATCATCGAGATCGAGGGCGGCGACCTCGTCACCTACTCGGGCAATTACGACTTCTACGAGAAGCAGCGCGCGATCCTCGAGGCGCAGGCCGAGGCGCAGTACGAGCGGCAGCAGGCGATGCTGGCCAAGGAGGAGGCCTTCATCGCGCGCTTCAAGGCGCGCGCGAGCCACGCGGCGCAGGTGCAGTCGCGCGTGAAGAAGCTTGAGAAGATCGACAAGCTCGAGCCGCCGAAGAAGCGCAAGAGCCTCGATTTCGACTTCCGCGCCCCGCCCCGCTCGGGCGAGGACGTCGCGAAGGTCGAGGGCGTGCACAAGGCCTACGGAGATCGGGTGATCTACGAGGGCTTCGACCTGCTCATCCGGCGCCGCGAGCGCTGGTGCGTGATGGGCGTGAACGGCGCGGGCAAGTCGACCCTGCTCAAGCTCATCGCGGGCCACGCCAAGGCCGACAAGGGCGCGGTGTCGCTCGGGGCGAGCGTGAAGATGGGCTATTTCGCGCAGCACGCGATGGAGCTGCTCGATCCGACGCGCTCGGTGTGGGAAGAGCTCGTCGCCACGTTCCCGGACGGCTCGATCGGCTCGCTCCGCACGCTCGCGGGCGTGTTCGGCTTCTCGGGCGACGACATCGAGAAGCCCTGCCGCGTGCTGTCGGGCGGCGAGAAGGCGCGGCTCGTGCTCGCGAAGATGCTCTACGATCCGCCGAACTTCCTCGTGCTCGACGAGCCGACCAACCACCTCGACATCACCACGCGCGAGATGCTCATGCGCGCGCTCGCCGGGTTCGAGGGCACGATGCTGTTCGTCTCGCACGATCGCGCCTTCCTCGCGGCCCTGTCGAACCGGGTGCTCGAGCTTCTGCCCGAGGGTCCGCGCGTCTACGGCGGCGGGTACGTCGAGTACGTAGCGCAGAGCGGGCACGAGGCGCCGGGGCTGCGAAACTAG
- a CDS encoding alkaline phosphatase family protein, giving the protein MRRRQTPSWSLALLTAVLSLGCSGAPAQPASAPAATSTNITEPARSATNDKGPRVVVTMVVDQLGAWIAAERWPLFPESGGFARLRREGTWAREVRYPYAITDTGPGHATLYTGALPRNSGIFANDLLDPATRAEVSIVHDPTVKTVTAAGPIESAGASLARLRVETLADSLRAARPDAWIVGVSIKDRGSLFAAGRRPDVALWFDVKQDAFVTSTAVSRELPAWAVNIGGTEAIARLREKPWVPLDEAFLRANARTPDASPGEGDIAGFGAVFPHDFRKTKLPAKAFRGSPHADQTLVALGLAALEAAPAGRSPALLAISFSAHDYVGHTFGPDSWEAWDELLRLDAELGRFFEALDARFGKEGWAALLSADHGSTPMPETAKIPGARPWCAPGAAPDRFGRPCGPGGRLLQADLDKELQAEAAAALGPGDWVLGVADPYVHLTPAARALDAGRRDKLIAALSARLSKHPEIERVIDVRTLPAQCPPPAVETVDALVCRSYAGTGDLYVYPRSGSLFDPEIVEGTGGNHGSPHLSDRSVPLLVRAPGRVAAGRVVEAPLGPAAFTRTAASLLGVPPPKAAEPGLDFTAKTD; this is encoded by the coding sequence ATGCGCAGGCGTCAAACCCCCTCGTGGTCGCTCGCCCTCCTCACCGCCGTCCTCTCGCTCGGCTGCTCCGGCGCGCCCGCACAGCCTGCGTCCGCGCCTGCGGCGACCTCCACGAACATCACCGAGCCTGCCCGTTCCGCGACGAACGACAAGGGCCCGCGCGTCGTCGTCACCATGGTCGTCGATCAGCTCGGGGCGTGGATCGCGGCCGAGCGGTGGCCTCTGTTCCCCGAGAGCGGCGGCTTTGCGCGGCTGCGGCGCGAGGGAACCTGGGCGCGCGAGGTCCGCTATCCGTACGCCATCACCGACACCGGCCCCGGCCACGCCACGCTCTACACGGGCGCCTTGCCGCGTAACTCCGGCATCTTCGCCAACGATTTGCTGGATCCCGCGACGCGCGCCGAGGTCTCGATCGTCCACGACCCCACCGTGAAGACCGTCACCGCCGCCGGCCCCATCGAGAGCGCCGGCGCCTCGCTCGCGCGATTGCGCGTCGAGACGCTCGCCGACAGCCTCCGCGCCGCTCGCCCCGACGCATGGATCGTCGGCGTTTCGATCAAGGACCGCGGCTCGCTCTTCGCCGCCGGACGCCGCCCCGACGTGGCCCTGTGGTTCGACGTCAAGCAGGACGCGTTCGTCACCTCCACGGCCGTGAGCCGCGAGCTGCCCGCGTGGGCCGTGAACATCGGCGGTACCGAGGCAATCGCGCGCCTGCGCGAAAAACCCTGGGTCCCGCTCGACGAGGCTTTTTTGCGCGCCAATGCAAGGACGCCCGACGCCTCGCCCGGCGAGGGCGACATCGCGGGCTTCGGCGCGGTCTTCCCGCACGATTTCAGGAAGACCAAGCTGCCCGCGAAGGCCTTCCGCGGCAGCCCCCACGCGGATCAGACGCTGGTCGCGCTCGGCCTCGCGGCGCTCGAGGCCGCCCCCGCCGGCCGCTCGCCCGCGCTGCTCGCGATCTCCTTTTCGGCCCACGATTACGTCGGGCACACCTTCGGCCCCGATTCCTGGGAGGCCTGGGACGAGCTGCTGCGCCTCGACGCCGAGCTCGGCCGTTTCTTCGAGGCCCTCGACGCGCGCTTCGGCAAGGAGGGCTGGGCGGCGCTTCTGTCGGCCGATCACGGCTCGACGCCCATGCCGGAGACCGCGAAGATCCCCGGCGCGCGCCCCTGGTGCGCCCCCGGCGCGGCCCCCGATCGCTTCGGCCGCCCCTGCGGCCCCGGAGGGCGCCTGCTCCAGGCCGATCTCGACAAGGAGCTTCAGGCCGAAGCGGCAGCCGCCCTCGGGCCCGGCGATTGGGTGCTCGGCGTCGCCGATCCCTACGTCCACCTCACGCCCGCCGCGCGCGCGCTCGACGCGGGTCGCCGTGACAAACTGATCGCCGCGCTCTCGGCCCGGCTCTCGAAGCACCCCGAGATCGAGCGCGTGATCGACGTTCGCACGCTGCCCGCGCAATGCCCGCCGCCCGCGGTCGAGACGGTGGATGCGCTCGTTTGCCGCTCGTACGCGGGCACGGGCGATCTGTACGTGTACCCGCGCTCGGGCAGCCTGTTCGATCCCGAGATCGTCGAGGGGACCGGGGGCAATCACGGCTCTCCGCACCTGTCCGATCGCTCGGTGCCCCTGCTCGTGCGCGCGCCTGGGCGCGTCGCGGCGGGCCGCGTCGTCGAGGCGCCCCTCGGGCCTGCCGCATTCACCCGCACGGCGGCGTCCTTGCTCGGCGTGCCGCCCCCCAAGGCGGCCGAGCCTGGATTGGATTTCACGGCGAAGACGGATTGA